The Patagioenas fasciata isolate bPatFas1 chromosome 3, bPatFas1.hap1, whole genome shotgun sequence genome contains a region encoding:
- the LOC136099751 gene encoding ALK tyrosine kinase receptor-like — translation MDGEDGVSFINPIGTLYTPALKVTEGHGEVDIRLHLNCSHCEMDECRVDLETQKVICFCEPGTELAEDGVSCIAEPVVHLPLSLVLSVVTSALVAALILAFSGVMIVYRRKHQELQAMQMELQSPEYKLSKLRTSTIMTDYNPNYCFAGKTTSISDLKEVPRKNISLIRGLGHGAFGEVYEGQVAGIPSDPTPLQVAVKTLPEVCSEQDELDFLMEAVIISKFNHQNIVRCIGVSLQALPRFILLELMAGGDLKSFLRETRPRPNQPSSLSMLDLLHVARDIPCGCQYLEENHFIHRDIAARNCLLTCRGPGRVAKIGDFGMARDIYRASYYRKGGCAMLPVKWMPPEAFMEGIFTSKTDTWSFGVLLWEIFSLGYMPYPSKSNQEVLEFVTNGGRMDPPKNCPGPVYRIMTQCWQHQPEDRPNFAIILERIEYCTQDPDVINTALPVEYGPSAEEEEKVAMRPDDPEGIPPLLVSTHQDRKDDKQTLPSPPPLPSATAAGKALGKVGTLEPPVPGKVQSSSVGGHINMAYAQSNPPSELHKSRSSRNKPTNLWNPTYGSWFAEKQASKNSSLLEKEMPERENLGQEGNCTVGPNIVTGRLPGSSLLLEPSSLTASIKEVPLFRLRHFPCGNVNYGYQQQGLPLETSTPPCTSSYEDPVLRNKSHITQQGP, via the exons CGAGTGCCGTGTTGATCTAGAGACTCAAAAAGTCATTTGCTTTTGTGAACCAGGCACAGAGTTGGCTGAGGATGGTGTGTCTTGCATAG CTGAGCCAGTGGTTCACCTCCCTCTCTCCTTGGTCTTGTCTGTAGTGACTTCAGCATTGGTGGCTGCTTTAATTTTGGCTTTTTCAGGAGTCATGATAG TATATCGTCGGAAGCACCAGGAGCTACAAGCCATGCAGATGGAGCTACAGAGCCCGGAATATAAGCTGAGCAAGCTGCGTACCTCCACTATCATGACAGACTACAATCCCAACTACTGCTTTGCAGGAAAGACCACATCCATTAGTGACCTCAAAGAGGTGCCTCGAAAAAACATCTCCCTCATCCG GGGTTTGGGCCACGGAGCCTTTGGTGAGGTATATGAAGGTCAGGTGGCAGGGATCCCCAGCGACCCCACTCCCTTGCAGGTGGCTGTAAAA acattGCCAGAAGTGTGTTCGGAGCAAGATGAGCTGGACTTCCTCATGGAAGCTGTCATTATTAG CAAGTTCAACCACCAGAATATTGTGCGCTGTATTGGGGTGAGCTTGCAGGCACTGCCCCGTTTCATCCTGCTGGAGCTCATGGCTGGAGGTGACCTGAAATCGTTCCTGAGAGAGACACGGCCTAGACca AATCAGCCATCCTCCCTTTCCATGCTGGACTTGCTCCATGTGGCTCGTGACATCCCTTGTGGGTGTCAGTACCTGGAAGAGAACCACTTCATTCACAG GGATATTGCTGCCAGGAACTGCCTCCTTACCTGTCGAGGGCCTGGGAGAGTGGCTAAAATTGGAGACTTTGGAATGGCCCGGGATATATACAG AGCCAGCTACTATCGGAAGGGGGGGTGTGCAATGTTGCCTGTCAAATGGATGCCTCCTGAGGCTTTCATGGAAGGGATATTTACATCAAAAACAGACACATG GTCCTTTGGCGTACTGCTGTGGGAGATATTCTCTTTGGGATACATGCCCTACCCTAGCAAAAGCAACCAGGAGGTTCTGGAGTTTGTAACCAATGGAGGAAGGATGGATCCACCTAAAAACTGCCCTGGCCCTGT GTACCGCATTATGACCCAGTGTTGGCAGCACCAGCCGGAAGACCGGCCAAATTTTGCCATAATCCTGGAGAGGATTGAGTACTGCACTCAG GATCCAGATGTCATCAACACTGCTTTGCCAGTAGAATACGGCCCatcagctgaggaggaggagaaggtagCGATGCGCCCTGACGATCCAGAAGGAATTCCTCCTCTCTTGGTCTCCACACACCAAGATAGAAAGGATGACAAGCAAactctgccatctccaccaccCCTGCCATCAGCCACTGCTGCTGGAAAAGCTCTCGGCAAAGTGGGAACCTTGGAACCGCCAGTCCCGGGGAAGGTGCAATCATCCTCAGTGGGGGGACATATCAACATGGCCTATGCCCAGTCCAATCCTCCTTCTGAGCTGCACAAAAGCCGGAGCTCCAGAAACAAGCCCACCAACCTCTGGAATCCAACCTACGGTTCCTGGTTTGCGGAGAAGCAGGCCAGCAAGAACAGTTCTCTGCTGGAGAAGGAGATGCCCGAGAGGGAGAATTTGGGACAGGAAGGAAACTGTACTGTGGGGCCCAACATTGTGACTGGCCGACTGCCTGGGTCCTCCCTGCTGTTGGAGCCATCTTCCCTAACAGCAAGCATTAAAGAAGTGCCTCTCTTTAGGCTCCGCCACTTCCCCTGTGGGAACGTCAACTATGGGTACCAACAGCAGGGCTTACCCTTGGAAACCTCCACGCCACCTTGCACGAGCAGTTACGAGGACCCCGTCCTTAGAAACAAGAGCCACATAACCCAGCAGGGGCCGTGA